One stretch of Sulfuricystis multivorans DNA includes these proteins:
- the dnaA gene encoding chromosomal replication initiator protein DnaA: MKEFWADCLARFESELPAQQFNAWIKSLRVETDDAERRLRLLAPNGFILRWVRERYLDRVESLARQYFPEPITIDLSLDEKPTGLLQESSGKVAEGIAILPDRKEIDASRKKFADPVDLPEYGLTRLNPDFTFSTLVTGRSNDMARAAAQQVAVNPGSSYNPLFIYGGVGLGKTHLIHALGNEVLRHSPNKVIRYLHAEDYYSDVIRAYQQKSFDTFKRTYRSLDVLLIDDIQFFNGKARTQEEFFYVFNALVEAKKQIVITCDTYPKDIQGIEERLISRFDWGLTVQIEPPELEMRVAILKKKAASESIELGDDVAFLIAKHLRSNVRELEGALKKVLAFARFHNREINLELAKEALKDIIGAHNRQITLELIQKTVADYFKIKVADMYSKKRNRAIARPRQVAMWLARDLTPHSLPEIGEAFGGRDHTTVLHACRTIAELRNKDSLLNKDLLVLSQTIKG, from the coding sequence ATGAAAGAATTCTGGGCGGACTGTTTGGCGCGTTTCGAAAGCGAATTGCCGGCGCAGCAATTCAACGCATGGATCAAATCGCTGCGCGTCGAGACGGACGACGCTGAACGCCGGCTGCGTCTGCTCGCCCCGAATGGTTTCATTCTGCGCTGGGTGCGCGAGCGCTACCTCGATCGCGTCGAATCGCTTGCGCGGCAATATTTCCCGGAACCCATCACGATCGACCTCTCACTCGACGAGAAACCCACCGGCCTGCTGCAGGAATCCTCGGGCAAGGTTGCCGAAGGCATTGCCATCCTGCCTGACAGGAAAGAAATCGACGCAAGCAGAAAAAAATTCGCCGATCCGGTCGATCTGCCCGAATATGGGTTGACGCGGCTGAATCCCGATTTCACGTTCAGCACTCTGGTCACCGGCCGTTCCAACGACATGGCGCGCGCCGCTGCCCAGCAGGTCGCCGTGAATCCAGGCTCCTCATACAACCCGTTGTTCATCTACGGCGGCGTCGGATTGGGCAAGACGCACCTCATTCACGCCCTGGGCAATGAAGTGTTGCGCCACTCTCCGAACAAGGTCATCCGCTATCTCCATGCAGAGGACTACTATTCCGACGTAATCCGCGCCTATCAACAAAAATCCTTCGACACCTTCAAGCGTACCTACCGTTCGCTCGACGTCCTGCTGATCGACGACATCCAGTTTTTCAATGGCAAGGCACGCACGCAGGAAGAGTTCTTCTACGTCTTCAATGCACTGGTCGAAGCGAAAAAGCAGATCGTCATCACCTGCGACACCTATCCGAAAGACATCCAGGGCATCGAGGAGCGGCTGATTTCCCGCTTCGACTGGGGGCTGACCGTCCAGATCGAACCACCCGAGCTGGAAATGCGCGTCGCCATCCTGAAGAAAAAGGCAGCCAGCGAGTCGATCGAACTCGGCGACGACGTCGCCTTCCTGATCGCCAAGCATCTGCGCTCCAATGTCCGCGAGCTCGAAGGTGCACTGAAGAAGGTGCTCGCCTTCGCGCGTTTCCACAATCGCGAAATCAATCTCGAGCTCGCCAAGGAAGCGCTGAAGGACATCATCGGTGCTCACAACCGCCAGATCACCCTGGAACTGATCCAGAAGACCGTCGCCGACTATTTCAAGATCAAGGTCGCCGACATGTATTCGAAAAAGCGCAACCGCGCCATTGCCCGTCCTCGCCAAGTGGCGATGTGGCTGGCACGTGACTTGACACCCCACAGCCTGCCGGAAATCGGCGAGGCTTTCGGTGGCCGCGACCATACGACGGTGCTGCACGCCTGCCGCACGATCGCCGAGTTGCGCAACAAGGATAGTCTCCTCAACAAGGACCTGCTCGTGCTCTCGCAAACCATCAAAGGCTGA